From the Hevea brasiliensis isolate MT/VB/25A 57/8 chromosome 15, ASM3005281v1, whole genome shotgun sequence genome, one window contains:
- the LOC110660258 gene encoding major allergen Pru ar 1-like: MGVLTFEREMATTIPPTKMFKVFVLEADTAIPKILPQVVKNVEILEGNGGPGTIKKTSFAEGREVKYVQTQIDATDKDNFTHCYSAIGGDPWMDALEKVSYEIKMVSSSDGGSIIKTTTKYYPKENGEINEDQIKIGAEKALALFKAVEAYLLANPDAYN, translated from the exons ATGGGTGTTTTGACTTTTGAGAGGGAAATGGCTACCACTATCCCCCCAACCAAGATGTTCAAGGTCTTCGTCCTTGAAGCTGACACTGCTATCCCTAAGATTCTGCCTCAGGTCGTTAAGAATGTGGAGATTCTTGAAGGAAATGGAGGGCCTGGAACCATTAAGAAGACTTCCTTTGCAGAAG GTAGGGAAGTGAAGTATGTTCAGACCCAGATTGATGCAACAGACAAAGACAATTTCACGCACTGCTACAGCGCTATTGGAGGCGATCCATGGATGGACGCACTGGAGAAAGTTTCCTATGAGATCAAAATGGTGTCTTCTTCTGATGGAGGATCCATTATCAAGACCACCACCAAATACTACCCAAAGGAAAACGGTGAGATCAATGAAGACCAGATCAAGATTGGAGCAGAGAAGGCCCTGGCATTGTTCAAGGCTGTTGAAGCTTATCTCTTGGCAAATCCTGATGCttataactaa
- the LOC131174131 gene encoding proline-rich receptor-like protein kinase PERK10 — MGIPSSLPTNPNPSPSPPLPQSPPPQTPPLPQSPPPQSPPPPPSQIPPFIPPTPLSPQSEPQNETPIPDTHSPEPAPEPVPTQTRTQGKTKKAAISKRTRSSSQTPAPVTQTPVSQSSLQTPAPASSADTIEEDSGYKNIEWRQAVYDCSVRKDIAPFGQHPDTTGTADPTTFAPAEPQPTFTPTVLWTFYPS; from the exons ATGGGTATTCCATCCTCATTAcccacaaaccctaaccccagccccAGTCCGCCGCTCCCTCAGTCACCGCCACCACAAACGCCGCCATTACCTCAATCGCCACCACCTCAGTCACCGCCACCACCCCCAAGCCAAATACCACCTTTCATTCCACCGACTCCCCTCTCGCCGCAATCCGAGCCACAAAATGAAACACCAATTCCCGACACCCATTCCCCAGAACCAGCGCCTGAACCTGTGCCTACTCAAACGAGAACCCAAGGCAAAACAAAAAAAGCTGCAA TTAGCAAAAGGACCAGGTCTTCCTCACAAACTCCAGCACCAGTGACCCAAACACCAGTATCTCAGTCTTCCTTGCAAACTCCAGCACCTGCGTCATCTGCAGATACTATAgaggag gattcGGGATATAAAAACATTGAGTGGCGACAAGCTGTTTATGACTGTTCAGTGCGGAAGGATATTGCACCTTTTGGG CAGCATCCTGATACCACTGGTACTGCAGACCCCACCACTTTTGCACCAGCAGAACCACAACCAACCTTTACCCCCACGGTTTTGTGGACATTTTATCCCTCttaa
- the LOC131173902 gene encoding major allergen Pru ar 1-like, which produces MGVVSYELIVTSPIPPAKLYKALVLDSDILLPKIVPQAIKSVEILEGDGGPGTIKKVTFGEGSQFKYSKHKIEAIDKENLKFSHSVIEGDMLMNVIEKITYDIKFQQSPDGGCICKESSNYHTIGDFELNKDQLKAGKEKALGMFKAVEAYLLANPDAC; this is translated from the exons ATGGGTGTTGTTTCCTACGAATTGATTGTCACCTCCCCCATCCCGCCTGCTAAGCTGTACAAAGCCTTGGTCCTTGATTCCGATATTCTCCTACCAAAGATTGTGCCACAGGCCATTAAGAGTGTTGAAATCCTTGAAGGAGATGGAGGCCCTGGAACCATCAAAAAAGTTACTTTTGGAGAAG GTAGCCAATTCAAGTACTCGAAGCATAAGATCGAAGCGATTGATAAAGAGAACTTAAAATTCAGCCATAGTGTGATTGAAGGCGACATGTTAATGAATGTGATTGAAAAAATCACTTACGATATCAAGTTCCAGCAATCCCCTGATGGAGGATGCATCTGCAAGGAGAGCAGCAATTACCATACCATTGGTGACTTTGAGCTTAACAAAGACCAACTTAAGGCTGGCAAAGAGAAGGCCTTAGGAATGTTCAAGGCTGTTGAAGCTTACCTTTTGGCTAATCCAGATGCCTGCTAA
- the LOC131173835 gene encoding major allergen Pru ar 1-like, with protein sequence MGVLTFEREMAATIPPTKMFKVFVLESDTAIPKILPQVVKNVEIIEGNGGPGTIKKTSFAEGREVKYVQTQIDATDKDNFTHCYSAIGGDPWMDALEKVSYEIKMVSSSDGGSIIKTTTKYYPKANGEINEDQIKIGAEKALALFKAVEAYLLANPDAYN encoded by the exons ATGGGTGTTTTGACTTTTGAGAGGGAAATGGCTGCCACTATCCCTCCAACCAAGATGTTCAAGGTGTTCGTCCTTGAATCTGACACTGCTATCCCCAAGATTCTGCCTCAGGTCGTTAAGAATGTGGAGATTATTGAAGGAAATGGAGGGCCTGGAACCATTAAGAAGACTTCCTTTGCAGAAG GTAGGGAAGTGAAGTATGTTCAGACCCAGATTGATGCAACAGACAAAGACAATTTCACGCACTGCTACAGCGCTATTGGAGGCGATCCATGGATGGACGCACTGGAGAAAGTTTCCTATGAGATCAAAATGGTGTCTTCTTCTGATGGAGGATCCATTATCAAGACCACCACTAAATACTACCCAAAGGCAAACGGTGAGATCAATGAAGACCAGATCAAGATTGGAGCAGAGAAGGCCCTGGCATTGTTCAAGGCTGTTGAAGCTTATCTCTTGGCAAATCCTGATGCttataactaa